From one Cygnus olor isolate bCygOlo1 chromosome 26, bCygOlo1.pri.v2, whole genome shotgun sequence genomic stretch:
- the TMEM38A gene encoding trimeric intracellular cation channel type A isoform X4 produces MDLAGALQLGELAAAFAALPVFPLFDAAYFIVSVLYLKYEPGAVEMSRKSPFASWLCAMLHCFGSYILADLLLGEAPIHYFSNNSSVILATAIWYLIFFCPMNLFYKCVSFLPVKLIFVAMKEVVRVRKIAAGVHHAHHQYHHGWFIMMATGWVKGSGVALMSNFEQLLRGVWKPETNEILHMSFPTKASLYGTVLFTLQQTHWLPVSEANLIFFFTMFMIVCKGNWILLSTVLSCA; encoded by the exons ATGGATCTAGCGGGGGCTCTGCAGCTCGGGGAGCTGGCGGCCGCCTTCGCCGCCCTGCCCGTCTTCCCGCTCTTCGATGCGGCTTACTTCATCGTCTCCGTGCTCTACCTCAAGTACGAGCCAG GAGCTGTGGAGATGTCTCGTAAGAGCCCTTTTGCCTCTTGGCTTTGTGCTATGCTCCACTGCTTTGGAAGTTACATACTTGCTGATCTGTTACTTGGAGAAGCACCTATTCATTACTTCAGTAATAACTCCAGTGTCATCCTGGCCACAGCAATCTG GTACTTGATATTCTTCTGTCCCATGAACCTCTTCTACAAGTGTGTTAGCTTTCTGCCTGTGAAGCTCATCTTTGTGGCGATGAAGGAAGTGGTCAGAGTTCGCAAAATTGCAGCCGGGGTCCACCATGCTCATCACCAGTACCACCACGGGTGGTTCATTATGATGGCTACTGGATGGGTCAAAG gtTCTGGTGTTGCCTTGATGTCTAACTTTGAGCAACTGCTGCGTGGGGTCTGGAAgccagaaacaaatgaaattctTCACATGTCCTT CCCTACAAAAGCTAGTCTGTATGGCACAGTCCTTTTCACACTGCAACAAACTCACTGGCTCCCTGTCTCTGAAGCCAACCTCATCTTCTTTTTCACCATGTTCATGATAGTTTGCAAG GGGAATTGGATACTTCTAAGTACGGTCCTAAGCTGTGCTTGA
- the TMEM38A gene encoding trimeric intracellular cation channel type A isoform X3, which yields MSRKSPFASWLCAMLHCFGSYILADLLLGEAPIHYFSNNSSVILATAIWYLIFFCPMNLFYKCVSFLPVKLIFVAMKEVVRVRKIAAGVHHAHHQYHHGWFIMMATGWVKGSGVALMSNFEQLLRGVWKPETNEILHMSFPTKASLYGTVLFTLQQTHWLPVSEANLIFFFTMFMIVCKVFMTATHSHASPFAPVEGFICPVFFGSVSSGHTSHDQHGASHEVSHPPPPPVKSKEELNEGTRKRKAKKAE from the exons ATGTCTCGTAAGAGCCCTTTTGCCTCTTGGCTTTGTGCTATGCTCCACTGCTTTGGAAGTTACATACTTGCTGATCTGTTACTTGGAGAAGCACCTATTCATTACTTCAGTAATAACTCCAGTGTCATCCTGGCCACAGCAATCTG GTACTTGATATTCTTCTGTCCCATGAACCTCTTCTACAAGTGTGTTAGCTTTCTGCCTGTGAAGCTCATCTTTGTGGCGATGAAGGAAGTGGTCAGAGTTCGCAAAATTGCAGCCGGGGTCCACCATGCTCATCACCAGTACCACCACGGGTGGTTCATTATGATGGCTACTGGATGGGTCAAAG gtTCTGGTGTTGCCTTGATGTCTAACTTTGAGCAACTGCTGCGTGGGGTCTGGAAgccagaaacaaatgaaattctTCACATGTCCTT CCCTACAAAAGCTAGTCTGTATGGCACAGTCCTTTTCACACTGCAACAAACTCACTGGCTCCCTGTCTCTGAAGCCAACCTCATCTTCTTTTTCACCATGTTCATGATAGTTTGCAAG GTTTTCATGACGGCGACTCACTCTCACGCCTCACCTTTTGCTCCAGTGGAAGGCTTCATCTGCCCAGTTTTCTTTGGCTCAGTTTCTAGCGGACACACTAGTCATGATCAGCACGGGGCCTCCCATGAGGTTTCCCATCCACCGCCTCCTCCTGTGAAGTCAAAAGAGGAGCTTAATGAAGGCACAAGGAAAcggaaagcaaaaaaagctgaataa
- the TMEM38A gene encoding trimeric intracellular cation channel type A isoform X1: MDLAGALQLGELAAAFAALPVFPLFDAAYFIVSVLYLKYEPGAVEMSRKSPFASWLCAMLHCFGSYILADLLLGEAPIHYFSNNSSVILATAIWYLIFFCPMNLFYKCVSFLPVKLIFVAMKEVVRVRKIAAGVHHAHHQYHHGWFIMMATGWVKGSGVALMSNFEQLLRGVWKPETNEILHMSFPTKASLYGTVLFTLQQTHWLPVSEANLIFFFTMFMIVCKVFMTATHSHASPFAPVEGFICPVFFGSVSSGHTSHDQHGASHEVSHPPPPPVKSKEELNEGTRKRKAKKAE; encoded by the exons ATGGATCTAGCGGGGGCTCTGCAGCTCGGGGAGCTGGCGGCCGCCTTCGCCGCCCTGCCCGTCTTCCCGCTCTTCGATGCGGCTTACTTCATCGTCTCCGTGCTCTACCTCAAGTACGAGCCAG GAGCTGTGGAGATGTCTCGTAAGAGCCCTTTTGCCTCTTGGCTTTGTGCTATGCTCCACTGCTTTGGAAGTTACATACTTGCTGATCTGTTACTTGGAGAAGCACCTATTCATTACTTCAGTAATAACTCCAGTGTCATCCTGGCCACAGCAATCTG GTACTTGATATTCTTCTGTCCCATGAACCTCTTCTACAAGTGTGTTAGCTTTCTGCCTGTGAAGCTCATCTTTGTGGCGATGAAGGAAGTGGTCAGAGTTCGCAAAATTGCAGCCGGGGTCCACCATGCTCATCACCAGTACCACCACGGGTGGTTCATTATGATGGCTACTGGATGGGTCAAAG gtTCTGGTGTTGCCTTGATGTCTAACTTTGAGCAACTGCTGCGTGGGGTCTGGAAgccagaaacaaatgaaattctTCACATGTCCTT CCCTACAAAAGCTAGTCTGTATGGCACAGTCCTTTTCACACTGCAACAAACTCACTGGCTCCCTGTCTCTGAAGCCAACCTCATCTTCTTTTTCACCATGTTCATGATAGTTTGCAAG GTTTTCATGACGGCGACTCACTCTCACGCCTCACCTTTTGCTCCAGTGGAAGGCTTCATCTGCCCAGTTTTCTTTGGCTCAGTTTCTAGCGGACACACTAGTCATGATCAGCACGGGGCCTCCCATGAGGTTTCCCATCCACCGCCTCCTCCTGTGAAGTCAAAAGAGGAGCTTAATGAAGGCACAAGGAAAcggaaagcaaaaaaagctgaataa
- the TMEM38A gene encoding trimeric intracellular cation channel type A isoform X2, with protein sequence MRLTSSSPCSTSRAVEMSRKSPFASWLCAMLHCFGSYILADLLLGEAPIHYFSNNSSVILATAIWYLIFFCPMNLFYKCVSFLPVKLIFVAMKEVVRVRKIAAGVHHAHHQYHHGWFIMMATGWVKGSGVALMSNFEQLLRGVWKPETNEILHMSFPTKASLYGTVLFTLQQTHWLPVSEANLIFFFTMFMIVCKVFMTATHSHASPFAPVEGFICPVFFGSVSSGHTSHDQHGASHEVSHPPPPPVKSKEELNEGTRKRKAKKAE encoded by the exons ATGCGGCTTACTTCATCGTCTCCGTGCTCTACCTCAA GAGCTGTGGAGATGTCTCGTAAGAGCCCTTTTGCCTCTTGGCTTTGTGCTATGCTCCACTGCTTTGGAAGTTACATACTTGCTGATCTGTTACTTGGAGAAGCACCTATTCATTACTTCAGTAATAACTCCAGTGTCATCCTGGCCACAGCAATCTG GTACTTGATATTCTTCTGTCCCATGAACCTCTTCTACAAGTGTGTTAGCTTTCTGCCTGTGAAGCTCATCTTTGTGGCGATGAAGGAAGTGGTCAGAGTTCGCAAAATTGCAGCCGGGGTCCACCATGCTCATCACCAGTACCACCACGGGTGGTTCATTATGATGGCTACTGGATGGGTCAAAG gtTCTGGTGTTGCCTTGATGTCTAACTTTGAGCAACTGCTGCGTGGGGTCTGGAAgccagaaacaaatgaaattctTCACATGTCCTT CCCTACAAAAGCTAGTCTGTATGGCACAGTCCTTTTCACACTGCAACAAACTCACTGGCTCCCTGTCTCTGAAGCCAACCTCATCTTCTTTTTCACCATGTTCATGATAGTTTGCAAG GTTTTCATGACGGCGACTCACTCTCACGCCTCACCTTTTGCTCCAGTGGAAGGCTTCATCTGCCCAGTTTTCTTTGGCTCAGTTTCTAGCGGACACACTAGTCATGATCAGCACGGGGCCTCCCATGAGGTTTCCCATCCACCGCCTCCTCCTGTGAAGTCAAAAGAGGAGCTTAATGAAGGCACAAGGAAAcggaaagcaaaaaaagctgaataa
- the SMIM7 gene encoding small integral membrane protein 7, translating to MIGDLLLCGTLLVNAGAVLNFRLRKRDTEGFGEESREPTTGDNIREFLLSLRYFRIFIALWNVFMMFCMIVLFGS from the exons ATGATCGGGGACCTGCTGCTTTGCGG GACGCTGCTGGTGAACGCCGGCGCCGTGCTCAACTTCAGGCT gaggaagagagacaCGGAGGGCTTCGGCGAGGAGTCCCGGGAGCCGACAACCG GTGATAATATCAGAGAGTTCTTGCTGAGTCTTAGATATTTTCGAATCTTCATTGCCTTGTGGAACGTCTTCATGATGTTCTGTATGATTGT GTTATTTGGATCTTGA